The following proteins are encoded in a genomic region of Leucoraja erinacea ecotype New England chromosome 21, Leri_hhj_1, whole genome shotgun sequence:
- the rbpjl gene encoding recombining binding protein suppressor of hairless-like protein — MSRDQPLADPHGRSLADQPADEAEGLRGICGSLAGSQPAHLLHHGARRAALESSREPESDRTLARTAQFNRSSADHPTVTHEVIYKYLQRQLDQTVLILHAKVAQKSYGNEKRFFCPPPSVYLTGPGWRLKHERLKSWGLSESNCRLSGYMGLDNVATTQGDALKVSFEELPDTQKFGCAKALYVSDAEKRKHFRIVLRLFLGNGQEVGTFYSKLIKIISKPSQKKQSIKNAELCISSDSKVALFNRLRSQTVSTRYLCVDGGQFVASARQWGAFTLHLDNDSSRKGEFYPRDGYIRYGSAVKLICTSSGVSLPSMIIRKVCKQYAVLDVDEPVSQLHKCAFHIKDTNGMYLCLSNEKIIQFQAMPCSKEANKEVLSDGACWTIIGTEVVEYTFTESLAQLHSPVTPVPVICSLELNGGGDVATLEVQGESFTPNLKVWFGDVEAETMYRDPKSLLCVVPDISSYSREWRWFRQPVTAPLFLMRSDGIIFSSTFSFTYTPEQSCFTIPRVVQEDPDNFLDTIHQEFTRTNYHLFMQS, encoded by the exons GCGTTGGAGTCGAGCAGGGAACCAGAGAGCGACCGCACCTTAGCCCGAACAGCCCAGTTCAACAG GTCTAGCGCGGATCATCCCACGGTGACACACGAGGTGATTTACAAATACCTGCAACGGCAGCTGGACCAGACCGTGTTGATTCTTCACGCCAAAGTTGCCCAGAAGTCGTATGGGAATGAAAAGAG ATTTTTCTGCCCCCCGCCATCTGTCTACCTGACTGGCCCAGGATGGAGACTAAAACACGAGCGGCTGAAAT cctGGGGTCTCAGTGAATCGAACTGCAGACTCTCTGGTTACATGGGCCTGGATAATGTGGCGACTACTCAAGGAGATGCATTGAAGGTCAGCTTTGAAGAACTGCCTGACACACAG AAGTTCGGCTGCGCCAAAGCATTGTACGTCTCCGACGCTGAAAAACGCAAACACTTTCGCATCGTCTTGCGTCTCTTCCTCGGCAACGGGCAAGAAGTCGGTACCTTCTACAGCAAACTCATCAAGATCATTTCAAAACCTTCCCAGAAAAAGCAGTCCATTAAGAATGCCGAGT TGTGtatttcttcagactccaaggtGGCCTTGTTTAATCGGCTGCGATCTCAGACAGTCAGTACACGGTACCTCTGCGTGGATGGAGGGCAGTTTGTCGCCAGTGCCCGGCAATGGGGAGCTTTCACACTGCACCTGG ACAATGACTCCAGCCGTAAGGGTGAATTTTATCCACGCGATGGGTATATCCGATATGGATCAGCCGTCAAATTAATCTGCACCTCTTCAGGAGTCTCCCTGCCCAGCATG ATCATTCGGAAGGTGTGCAAGCAGTACGCGGTGTTGGATGTAGACGAGCCTGTTTCTCAACTCCACAAGTGCGCCTTCCACATCAAGGACACCAACGGCATGTACCTGTGTCTCTCCAACGAGAAGATCATACAGTTCCAG GCCATGCCTTGCAGCAAGGAAGCCAACAAGGAGGTGCTGAGTGATGGTGCCTGCTGGACCATTATTGGGACCGAGGTGGTAGAGTACACGTTCACCGAGAGTCTGGCTCAGCTTCACTCTCCCGTCACCCCGGTTCCTGTCATCTGCAGCCTTGAG CTGAACGGAGGAGGTGACGTAGCCACGTTAGAAGTGCAAGGAGAAAGCTTCACTCCCAACCTGAAGGTGTGGTTCGGCGACGTGGAGGCAGAAACGATGTACAG AGACCCCAAGTCGCTGCTGTGCGTGGTGCCTGATATCAGCTCGTACAGCAGAGAGTGGCGCTGGTTTCGCCAGCCCGTCACCGCCCCCCTGTTTCTGATGAGGAGCGACGGCATCATCTTCTCCAGCACCTTCTCCTTCACCTACACCCCCGAGCAGAGTTGCTTCACCATCCCGAGGGTGGTCCAGGAGGATCCAGACAACTTCTTGGACACCATCCACCAGGAGTTCACTCGCACTAACTACCATCTCTTCATGCAGAGCTGA